GCAATTTTGGCAGATGTTTTAGTTAAGCACGCTCGACCTTTGAGTACGCCTAATTTAACCACCGCAGTCAAAGACACCATCGAAAGAGGTTTAGCAGATGGAGTAATTTTATCAGGCTGGGCGACGGGCAGCCCACCAACTCAAGAAGATCTCGAATTAGCATCCGCAGCAGCAGGAGATACTCCTGTATTTATTGGCAGTGGAGCAAATTGGGAAAATATAACCCAACTTATGCAGGCTGCTGATGGTGTGATTGTTTCAAGCTCTCTCAAACGCTATGGCAAAATCAGCGAAACTATCGATCCCATTCGCGTATCTCAGTTTGTTGAAGCAGCCAAATCTGCTCCCAGAGAGGAAAAGCAAGCAAATTCTAATTCCTCAGTTAAGCAATTTAGTTAGTCAGGGATCGAGCCTTATTTAAACTCAAGCTATAATTTGGACAACAAACCATTGATCGTAATGTTATTTACCATTTATCAATATTTCAGTGGCTTAATGATAAATGTTTAATGTTTACTGTTCAATGAAAAAACGAACTCATAAAATTGACATATACATATAGTTGTTATGCGCCGTAGACGTTCTTTACCCTGGATATATCGCTGGTCACGTCCTTTAATTGGGGCAGTAGCCATTGCAGGAACAGTTTTAACTGCTTTTTTAACGGTCAAAAAGCTGACTGGAGCCACCTTGGAATGTGGCATAAACTCTGCTGGTGGTGGTTGCGGAGGTGTCTTAAATAGTCCTTACGCCGAAGTATTTGGATTGCCTTTAAGTTTGTTTGGTTGTTTGGCATATATTTCCATGGCAGCTTTTGCTCTTGTTCCCTTAGCAATTAGTTATGACAAACAGAAAAACCGTAAAAAGCAGCTAGAAAGCCTCACCTGGTGGTTATTGTTAGCAGGCAGTATTGCTATGGCAGTATTTAGTGGCTATTTGATGTATATTCTTGCCACAGAATTAAAGACAGTTTGTCCTTACTGTATTGGTTCGGCAGCATTTTCTCTAAGTCTATTAGTTTTGACTATCACAGGTAGAGACTGGGAAGATATAGGACAAATATTATTTACGGCAGCCATAGTGGCATTGCTTACTATAGTTGTCACTTTGGGAATTTATGCTAACGTTAATCCCTCCATTGCTCAAGCAGATAGCTCTCCATCAGAAGTAGTCGATCCCCAAGATGGCAAGATTGTTATTCCTGAACCTATGGGAGCTCCTACACCACCTAAAGGCTGGGAAATTACTACTGTTTCTGGAGAGGCGGAAATTGCTTTGGCTAATCATTTAAAATCCACTGATGTCAAGATGTATGGAGCGTTTTGGTGTCCTCATTGCTACCAACAAAAGGAATTATTTGGTAAAGAAGCGTTTGCCGAAATTGATTATGTTGAATGCGATCCCCAGGGAAAAAATCCGCAGCGAGATACTTGTATAGCCAAAGGCATTCAGTCTTTTCCTACTTGGGAAATTGACGGTCAACTTTACCCAGGCACAAAGGAACTAGACGAATTTGCCAAACTATCTAAATATGAAGGCGAGAAGAACTTCAAATACAAGCTGTAATTTTGTAGCCTTTTTGTATATTTCTTTATACCTCATCCTTTCTTATCTCTATTTGTACAGCAAGCTGATAGTATCTAGCTTGCTGTAATCAAAATTGAAGCTATATATATGTAGTTTTCAACCCAGTAGGTAGTAAAAAGCGATCGCATGAGTAAATTGTTGGTTGGGCTAGTTGGTGGGATTTCGCTACTCCTATTAAAACCAAGCGTCACTAATGCTCAATCAACAAAAATACCAAGTGAAAATAAGTTAGAGCCGACTAAAATTACCTTTACACCTTTAGCCAAACAGTTATTTGCTCAACCTACAGCTAAACATTTAGGTCAAGGAGAAGTTTTAATCAATCTCGATACCCGCAGCTTTTTCTTTCCTGATTTGGTCAGAGATACTGTCGATAATAGTGATAGTGCGGTCAACTTTAATACTGGCTTTAGCTGGGGTATTAGCGATGATTTACAGCTAAGTCTTCAGTTTCAGCACGTAGACAGTAGCTCGCCTATTAAGCAGGGCAATTTTACTTTAGAACGCACTGAAGATAACGAAGTAGCCTTAGAACTTAAGCAAAGACTTTGGAGTAATAAAGCATAAACACAAGCTTTAAGCGGTGTATTTGCAGCTTCTTGGGGAACTCGTGGCTTTATGTTTACTCAAGGGCAAGAATCAACGGAATTTAATAATTGAGATGTATTTGTCTCTTTAGCTGTGCCTTTTATGGCTGATGTTGGCAATCGCTGGCAGTTTAATCTTGCGCCGACGGTGGCATTCTTTAAAGATGAGAGTGCAGAGTTTTTTCGTCGCCTGCCTAATGATAACGAGAGTTTTGGTACGGTTTTAGGTTTGGCTGGAGCAGTTTCTTATCAGCTAAACCCCAGATTATTTGTTTTTGGCGATGTATTTTTGCCTTTGACTGGCAATAACAGTATTAATCGAGATTCAGGCAAACTAGATAAAGAGATCGCCTACAATGCAGGAATACGTTATTTAACTAATCCCCGTCTGGCTTTAGACCTATATGCTACTAATACTGCTGCTAGTTTTGTCCCTCTTTCACTGACTGCTGACAGAGACTTCGTGGGTTTGGGAGCTAATTTGGTCTTTATGCCTGATGTATTCTCAGCAAATCGTAAATATAATGATGACTTCTCAGCAACTTCAACTGATACAGAATCTTTAACTACAGATGGTTTAGCTTTTTTTGATGGTGGCACTATACCCAGTTGCAAACTAGCTTTGCAACTTCAACGAGGCAGTCAGGGAGTTTTAACTGCTATCCGCTACGGCTTACTCAAAGACTTGGAAGGAGGAATTTTTCTTGACTACGTTGCAGGAGATATTGACGAATCAGAACAGGGGATCGGCGGTAAAGTACGTTTTTTAAATCAAGCTAAAAATGCGCCTTTTACCTTAAGTGCTGCTGTAACTGCTAGTTTAACTAACGAACCCTTTCTTAATTTCTTTGAGAACGATGCAACTGCTTTTGAACGTTCTGGGTTAGATAAAACCGTACCTATTTTTACTCCAGGAGGAGACGATGCTTTTAGAGTAAAGCGACTTATTCTAAATTTTGCCTTACCCGTCCACTACAAAATAAATGATGGTGCAGCAGTCTGGATAACGCCCATACTTGGTTATGTACAACGTCAGAGTATGGAAACTGGCGGATTTAATTTGGGTGGCGCGATCGCTGTTCATCAAGGAGTTAGTCTTACAGGAGAAGTCTGCGTAAACCTGGTTGGCGAAGGAAATAGCCTTGTTGACGGACAGCGAGAGAATAAGATTCCTTGGACAGTTGGGGTGCGTTGGACACCATTATTTCTGTTAGGCAAAAAGGCTAATAGTGATAACGGCGATCCTCATTTAGAACTGTATTTGACTAATCGAGTTGGTTCTTCTACTTGGCATCAATTAAGGGTTGGAGAAAACAATAATATAGGTGTTGGAGTTGGTTTGTTTATACCTTTTTCTTTGTAGTCTTAACTTAGGATTAAATTACATTTTTGTAGCTATGATGAAAATTAGATTATTTCAATCAGAAGATACAGAACAAATAGCTCAACTATTTTACGATACGGTTAGACATATAAATATTCAAGACTATTCTAAAGAACAGGTTGAGGCTTGGTCACCTGATAATATTTGTTTCAGAAATTGGCTGGAAATATGTTCGAGCAGATTTACCTATGTGGCTGAACAAGATAATAAAATAATTGGTTTTGGCGAATTGGAAGCAAGTGGTCATATTGATCGTTTCTATTCTCATCACAAGTATCAACGTCAAGGAGTCGGCAACAAAATATATAAAGCCATAGAAAACAAAGCTTTAGAGTTAAATTTAACTCGTTTATTTACTGAAGCTAGCATTACCGCTCAACCATTTTTCATTAAGCAAGGATTTTCAGTTGTCAAAGAACAACAGGTAGCTTGTAGAGAAGAAACTTTTAAGAATTATTTGATGGAAAAGCAACTAACTACTAAGTCGTTTTGATTTTATTGGAGAGGTGGATGTAAACTTAATTGACAAAACACTACGGTTACTAAATAAATTCTACTCTCCCTTCAATATCATCTAATTCTACCCATTCCCAAATTAAAGCTAAAGTATTAATAATTTCGCCAATATTTCGACTTCTTTGACGACAATATGTAATTCCACAATGAGAAATGCCAGCTTGATGCAACTTCAAAAAGTCATCATCTTGAGTAAAAACGACTCTTTCTTCGATAAATGCAAATGCCATTTGTTCTTCATCGGATGCACTAATCAAACCTACTTCTGAAGTTGTAGTAACATCAATTCCTCTTCGTCTTAATCCGTTGGCGATTGCATTACTTACGTTTTCATCCAGATGAAACTTAATCCTGCCTGACATTTCGCTCTTTCAATTTACCTCGAAGGATAGAAGGTGTTTTTGCTGCTAACTCCTGAGCAAAAGTTTCACTGTCTCTGATATTTTGTCTAATTTCTTCTAGATGGTCGTAATAGTAAGATAATGCAGCGTATACGTCAGCTAGAGTGATACTGGGATGATGATCAATAATTTCATCGGCAGAAAGACTCATCATTTCATGCCAAATAACTATATCTTGCACTCTAATGCGATGCCCAGCAATACGAGGCTTTCCATCACACACTCCAGGGGTAATTTCAATGTGTTGAGTTACTGATGTTGGAGACACTATTTTTATTTACTATTTAATTTTTATGATATTCATATTTTACTTTACAAGCCAATAAGACAATGCCGATCGCTAGCTTTGCGAGCGCTAATATTGAAATATTGTTCTCTTTCTCTGATTGGCGCCGAATGCTAGTTTAGTAGGTTCGACCACGCCATTTTGTTGGCTTTTTCAAGGAAGATAAAAATATTCGCAACACGGCAAGGGAATCGGCAAAAGGAGATAGCCAAAAGAAGAAAGACGAACCAGAATAGGAAGGTGCAATCGCGATCAACATTCCCCAGCGCATCAAAACTAAGAAAGTATTTATGCTAAGTAAGGCAATGACGACGGGATAATTAATGCCTGAGCTAAGAAGATATAAGTTCAGAAATAGCATCGGTAAAGGTAAAGCCTGTACAAACAAGAGAAACAACACATCACCCCATACCTGGGCATTTGAGGCTGCGTCTTTAAGATCGAGCGATCGCCCCCATTCATTCCAGGTTTCTTTTGCGCCTTCGTACATTTTGACCTTAATTACTTTTGAGCCATCAAAAAAGCCCACTTTATAACCCGCAGCAGCAATATTTCTAGCTAAGGTCACATCATCACAAAAAGAGCCAGCAGCAGTCGTATAGCCATCTAGTTTTGCCAAAACTGAACGACGACATAAAAAACACTGCCCATTTGCCATGACTCTACTAGAGCTAGCTGCATCTACCCCAGCCGAATCAAAGCGATACAACAAAGTCATCAGCAAGGCTGGCTGTAAAAACCATTCACCCCTGTATTGCAGCACAAATTGCGGTGCCAGAGATACCATGTCGTAGCCTTCTGCCTCAGCAGCATTAAGCAAACTAGGAATTAAACCAGGCTGAGGTTGAGTATCTGCATCTATGCCTAAAAACCATTCACTGTGGCGCGAAGTGTGTAAATAGCCTGTGTGTAAAGCCCAAGGACGACCAATCCAGCCAGGAGGCAAAGGATCGTCGGTAATTAGGCGAAATCGAGGATCTTTTTTTTCCTCTGCTTTGACTAGATCCTGAGTGCCATCTTGGGAATTGCTATCAACTACAATGATTTCTCGAAGTTCATAAGTTTGAAGAGTCAAACCTTCTAAGCAAGGAGTAATGCGTTCGGCTTCATTGAGCGTAGGCACAACAACGCTTACCTTACCTATTAAATCAGGGTTAGCCAACTGAGGTAGTAAAGGCGATCGCCTTTTGGCACCCTTGAGTAAGCGAGATAATAAAATTGCGGTAGCTACTATTTGAGATAATAAAATCCCCAAGATTAATACATATAAAAGCTCAGAATCCACTCATTACTCCGAAAAGTTGTTAGTTATTAGTTGCTAGTGCATTGTCGGCAGAAGCTGCCGAGGGGTTGGTTGCTATTCCATATAAAATTATTAGAGGCAAGATACCCAAGACAAACCCTAGTAGTACAGGTACATAAAATCCTGCTGCCAAACTCAAAACCGTAGCAAAAGTGAAGTTTGCCAAGTAAATCGCTAAGGGTAACTTTAGATCATTATTGGGCAAGGTAAAAGGTTTTACTCTCCAAAGTAAAGCAGCCACCGTCATAAAAATAATTCCTGTACCCATCCAGCCTGCAAAGTTCTGATAGGGCATCCCAAAAAATGCTCCTGGTTGATCCCATACCCAAAAAGGAATAGGTGCTTGACTCATGGCAGGATCGAGGACAAAATCCCAGGATGTTAAGCATAAGGCACCGCAAATAATTGCTCCCAACTGGCAGACCCAGTTTTTAATATCTAATCTGCTTAAGCCAGCTAAGGCAATAATGTAAGCACTAAAACCCAAATAAAACCAAGATAAGGGGATGGTAAACGGCACCAAACCCGCAATTTTATAGCCTAAACCGCTAAGATAACGATATTCGCCAAAAGGAAAGCCTGTACTAGTACCTAAAAGCTCGCTTCCTAATGATAAAGCGATCGCAGGAATCATAAAGCTTAACCAATGCCACAATCCTAAAGTGCGATAAGCATAAAGAGCCACGGCAGCCGTAGCAAGCACCATATAGGCTACACCACCACCAGCCATAGACCAGCCAAAAATTGTCAGACCCCATTCAAACTCGCCTAACTTTGCCAAAAAATTAGGATTGGGCAACACTAAAATAATTCCTGCCAAACCAAAAGCCATCGCCAAAATATGACTAACTAATAAATAATTTTCGGTACTGGATACTCGTTTCATAGGTGAAAAAATTGTTTTATAAAAATAAACTTCCTCAATTAGTCTACAAATATCTAAAAAAGAATGTAGGATAACGGCGGTAAATCATGCTTAATTAACGCTAATTTTAGGTTAAGACAATTAATTAAAGTGTTGATGTAGCTTTTAGCTTTTAGCTCTTAGCCGACAGGTTAAAAATTTAACCTAAATTCTAAACCTCGTTCATAAAAACCTAATTTTTGATATAGTTGATGGACTTGAGGACGAGATTTTCTACTAGTAGCAATTAGCTTATAACAATTCTGTTCTTTGG
This DNA window, taken from Pleurocapsa sp. FMAR1, encodes the following:
- a CDS encoding vitamin K epoxide reductase family protein produces the protein MRRRRSLPWIYRWSRPLIGAVAIAGTVLTAFLTVKKLTGATLECGINSAGGGCGGVLNSPYAEVFGLPLSLFGCLAYISMAAFALVPLAISYDKQKNRKKQLESLTWWLLLAGSIAMAVFSGYLMYILATELKTVCPYCIGSAAFSLSLLVLTITGRDWEDIGQILFTAAIVALLTIVVTLGIYANVNPSIAQADSSPSEVVDPQDGKIVIPEPMGAPTPPKGWEITTVSGEAEIALANHLKSTDVKMYGAFWCPHCYQQKELFGKEAFAEIDYVECDPQGKNPQRDTCIAKGIQSFPTWEIDGQLYPGTKELDEFAKLSKYEGEKNFKYKL
- a CDS encoding GNAT family N-acetyltransferase, encoding MKIRLFQSEDTEQIAQLFYDTVRHINIQDYSKEQVEAWSPDNICFRNWLEICSSRFTYVAEQDNKIIGFGELEASGHIDRFYSHHKYQRQGVGNKIYKAIENKALELNLTRLFTEASITAQPFFIKQGFSVVKEQQVACREETFKNYLMEKQLTTKSF
- the cruG gene encoding 2'-O-glycosyltransferase CruG; this encodes MGILLSQIVATAILLSRLLKGAKRRSPLLPQLANPDLIGKVSVVVPTLNEAERITPCLEGLTLQTYELREIIVVDSNSQDGTQDLVKAEEKKDPRFRLITDDPLPPGWIGRPWALHTGYLHTSRHSEWFLGIDADTQPQPGLIPSLLNAAEAEGYDMVSLAPQFVLQYRGEWFLQPALLMTLLYRFDSAGVDAASSSRVMANGQCFLCRRSVLAKLDGYTTAAGSFCDDVTLARNIAAAGYKVGFFDGSKVIKVKMYEGAKETWNEWGRSLDLKDAASNAQVWGDVLFLLFVQALPLPMLFLNLYLLSSGINYPVVIALLSINTFLVLMRWGMLIAIAPSYSGSSFFFWLSPFADSLAVLRIFLSSLKKPTKWRGRTY
- a CDS encoding DUF5615 family PIN-like protein — encoded protein: MSGRIKFHLDENVSNAIANGLRRRGIDVTTTSEVGLISASDEEQMAFAFIEERVVFTQDDDFLKLHQAGISHCGITYCRQRSRNIGEIINTLALIWEWVELDDIEGRVEFI
- the cruF gene encoding gamma-carotene 1'-hydroxylase CruF: MKRVSSTENYLLVSHILAMAFGLAGIILVLPNPNFLAKLGEFEWGLTIFGWSMAGGGVAYMVLATAAVALYAYRTLGLWHWLSFMIPAIALSLGSELLGTSTGFPFGEYRYLSGLGYKIAGLVPFTIPLSWFYLGFSAYIIALAGLSRLDIKNWVCQLGAIICGALCLTSWDFVLDPAMSQAPIPFWVWDQPGAFFGMPYQNFAGWMGTGIIFMTVAALLWRVKPFTLPNNDLKLPLAIYLANFTFATVLSLAAGFYVPVLLGFVLGILPLIILYGIATNPSAASADNALATNN
- a CDS encoding DUF433 domain-containing protein, with protein sequence MSPTSVTQHIEITPGVCDGKPRIAGHRIRVQDIVIWHEMMSLSADEIIDHHPSITLADVYAALSYYYDHLEEIRQNIRDSETFAQELAAKTPSILRGKLKERNVRQD